The window TTGGAGCCCTGGATGCCGTAATCACTGAACGCCCAGACAATCCCGGCCACAACACCAGCGGCAGCCGGGCTGGCCAGACCGATGAAGTAGCGCTTGTCGGCGGTGCCGACCTGGGTGTTGAAGCGCGCCAGACGCAGCGCCGCGCCCGCGACATAAATGAAGGCGACCATCCAGCCGACCTTGCCCATGTCACCCAATGCCCAGCCAAACGCCAGCAATGCCGGCGCAACACCGAAGGCGACCATGTCCGACAGCGAGTCGTACTCGGCACCGAAGGCGCTCTGGGTATTGGTCATGCGGGCAACTCGACCGTCGAGACCGTCGAGCACCATGGCGACGAAAATCGCGATGGCGGCGAAAGCAAAATACTTGCTCGCACCAATCGAATCACCGGCACTCAAGGCACTCTGGGCGCTCATGGAGTTGATGATGGAATAGAACCCTGCGAACAGGTTCGCAGTGGTAAACAGATTCGGCAGAAGATAGATGCCACGATGCCGGACTTTACGGCCTTCAGCATCATGCCCTTCTTCGACATGCTCATCGATGGGCAGCAGGCTTTCGGCGTCAGAGGCCTGCTTTGGCTCTTCGGGACGTTCGCTCATGGACAATACCTTGCAACGGGGTGGAAAGTTTCGACAGATGTCTGCGACGCCGGTTCGCATCGCAAACGATGCAGCTTTATACCAGAACAGACCGTCCAAACGAAAAAACGCGGCCTAAGCCGCGTTTTTCGTACAAGTGTCAGACTTAGTTTTTGGCTTTGTCGACGATCTTGTTGGCACCGATCCACGGCATCATGGAGCGCAGTTGCTCGCCGATGATTTCGATACCGTGAGCGGCGTTGTTACGACGCTTGGCGGTCATCGAAGGATAGCCGGTAGCGCCTTCGCTGATGAACATCTTGGCGTATTCGCCGTCCTGAATACGTTTCAGGGCGTTGCGCATGGCCTGACGGGATTCGGCGTTGATCACTTCCGGGCCGGTCACGTACTCGCCGTATTCGGCGTTGTTGGAGATCGAGTAGTTCATGTTGGCGATACCGCCTTCGTACATGAGGTCAACGATCAGCTTCAGTTCGTGCAGGCATTCGAAGTAGGCCATTTCCGGCGCGTAGCCAGCTTCAACCAGGGTTTCGAAACCGGCTTTAACCAGTTCAACGGTACCGCCGCACAGAACGGCTTGTTCGCCGAACAGGTCGGTTTCAGTCTCGTCCTTGAAGGTGGTTTCGATGATGCCGGTACGACCGCCACCAACGCCGGCAGCGTAGGACAGTGCAACGTTTTTGGCGTTGCCCGAAGCGTCCTGATAGATAGCGATCAGGTCAGGGATACCGCCGCCCTTCACGAATTCGGAACGTACGGTGTGACCTGGAGCCTTCGGCGCGATCATGATCACGTCGAGGTCAGCGCGTGGCACTACCTGGTTGTAGTGGATCGCGAAGCCGTGGGAGAAGGCCAGGGTGGCGCCTTTCTTGATGTTCGGCTCGATTTCGTTCTTGTACAGGGCGGACTGGAACTCGTCCGGGGTCAGGATCATGACCAGGTCGGCAGCTGCTACAGCGGAAGCAACGTCAGTCACTTTCAGGCCGTGGGCTTCGGCTTTGGCAACAGTAGCCGAACCTTTACGCAGGCCAACGGTAACGTCAACGCCGGAGTCTTTCAGGTTGCACGCTTGAGCGTGGCCCTGGGAACCGTAACCGATGATGGCAACTTTCTTGCCCTGGATGATCGACAGGTCGCAGTCTTTTTCGTAATAAACTTTCATGAAATTCCCCTATATATCCAGGCCGTGCAGGCCGTTCGCTAATTTGGTTTAGATGCTGAGTACTTTGTCGCCGCGTGCAATCCCGGTTACGCCGCTACGGACGGTTTCCAGAATCGAGGCGGTGCCGATGGACTGAATGAAGCTGTCGAGCTTGTCGCTGGTACCGGTCAGTTGAACGGTATACACGCTGGCGCTCACATCAACGATCTGCCCACGGTAAATATCGGTAGTGCGCTTGATCTCGGCGCGCTGGGCGCCGGTGGCCTTGACCTTAACCAGCATCAGTTCGCGCTCGATGTGAGCACTTTCCGACAGGTCGACCAGTTTTACCACTTCGATCAGCTTGTTCAGGTTCTTGGTGATCTGCTCGATGACTTCATCGTGCCCCACGGTGGTCAGCGTCAGACGCGACAGGGTCGGGTCTTCGGTTGGCGCCACGGTCAGGCTTTCGATGTTGTAGTTGCGCTGCGAGAACAGGCCGACTACGCGAGACAGAGCGCCGGGTTCGTTTTCCAGAAGCAAGGAAATAATGTGCCGCATGATTAGGTACGCTCCGTCTTGCTCAGCCACATATCGCGCATGGAGCCGTCTTTGATCTGCATCGGGTAGACGTGCTCGCTGGTGTCGACCGAAATATCGATCACCACCAGGCGATCTTTCATGGCGAACGCTTCTTCCATCTTCGACTTCAAATCTTTCGAATCGGTGATGCGCATACCAACGTGACCATAAGCCTCCGCCAGCTTGACGAAATCAGGTAGCGATTCCATGTAGGAATGAGAGTGACGGCTGCCGTAGCTCATGTCCTGCCACT of the Pseudomonas sp. MAG733B genome contains:
- the pssA gene encoding CDP-diacylglycerol--serine O-phosphatidyltransferase; the protein is MSERPEEPKQASDAESLLPIDEHVEEGHDAEGRKVRHRGIYLLPNLFTTANLFAGFYSIINSMSAQSALSAGDSIGASKYFAFAAIAIFVAMVLDGLDGRVARMTNTQSAFGAEYDSLSDMVAFGVAPALLAFGWALGDMGKVGWMVAFIYVAGAALRLARFNTQVGTADKRYFIGLASPAAAGVVAGIVWAFSDYGIQGSKMSFLVALMVAAAGMLMVSNIKYNSFKELDLKGRVPFVAILAVVLVFAVVFSDPPRILLLVFLAYAASGPVQYLLHLRRRKSVE
- the ilvC gene encoding ketol-acid reductoisomerase, translated to MKVYYEKDCDLSIIQGKKVAIIGYGSQGHAQACNLKDSGVDVTVGLRKGSATVAKAEAHGLKVTDVASAVAAADLVMILTPDEFQSALYKNEIEPNIKKGATLAFSHGFAIHYNQVVPRADLDVIMIAPKAPGHTVRSEFVKGGGIPDLIAIYQDASGNAKNVALSYAAGVGGGRTGIIETTFKDETETDLFGEQAVLCGGTVELVKAGFETLVEAGYAPEMAYFECLHELKLIVDLMYEGGIANMNYSISNNAEYGEYVTGPEVINAESRQAMRNALKRIQDGEYAKMFISEGATGYPSMTAKRRNNAAHGIEIIGEQLRSMMPWIGANKIVDKAKN
- the ilvN gene encoding acetolactate synthase small subunit — encoded protein: MRHIISLLLENEPGALSRVVGLFSQRNYNIESLTVAPTEDPTLSRLTLTTVGHDEVIEQITKNLNKLIEVVKLVDLSESAHIERELMLVKVKATGAQRAEIKRTTDIYRGQIVDVSASVYTVQLTGTSDKLDSFIQSIGTASILETVRSGVTGIARGDKVLSI